Proteins encoded in a region of the Ralstonia pseudosolanacearum genome:
- a CDS encoding LOG family protein, which yields MDSNVTGTPDGVSDNGASAEGGVAKQAAGVSAAELIGVRPAHQATAADMDVNVTVGAEHRAADAAADAAAKSDAAHGRAERKMIPSLRALADEERATSKKARASWQMFTIMAEFIEATEYLSEIRPAVSIYGSARLREDSPYYQRTIDIARLFSDAGFAVISGGGPGIMEAANKGAHGGKSASVGLNIELPHEQQGNPYQDISMRFRHFFTRKVTFVKNSDAFIVMPGGFGTLDELAEVLTLVQTGKSRSVPVVMFGSHFWKGLLDWFRFTLLPMGLIAEHDLDIMRIVDEPKDALDAVYEFYEKREGVSPIPPKEEMFYL from the coding sequence ATGGACTCTAATGTGACTGGAACGCCCGACGGCGTTTCCGACAATGGCGCTTCCGCTGAAGGCGGCGTGGCGAAGCAGGCTGCTGGCGTGTCCGCGGCCGAGTTGATCGGCGTACGGCCGGCCCATCAGGCCACGGCGGCCGACATGGACGTCAACGTGACGGTCGGCGCCGAGCATCGGGCCGCGGATGCGGCTGCGGATGCGGCTGCCAAATCCGACGCCGCGCACGGCCGCGCCGAACGCAAGATGATCCCCAGCCTGCGGGCACTCGCCGATGAGGAACGCGCCACCTCGAAGAAAGCGCGCGCCTCCTGGCAGATGTTCACGATTATGGCAGAGTTCATCGAGGCGACCGAGTACCTCTCGGAGATCCGCCCGGCGGTCTCGATCTACGGCAGCGCGCGCCTGCGCGAGGATTCGCCGTACTACCAGCGCACCATCGACATTGCCCGGCTGTTCTCGGATGCGGGCTTCGCCGTCATCTCCGGCGGCGGCCCCGGCATCATGGAGGCGGCCAACAAGGGCGCGCACGGCGGCAAGTCGGCCAGCGTCGGCCTGAACATCGAACTGCCGCACGAGCAGCAGGGCAATCCGTACCAGGACATCTCGATGCGCTTCCGCCATTTCTTCACGCGCAAGGTCACCTTCGTGAAGAACTCGGATGCCTTCATCGTGATGCCCGGCGGCTTCGGCACGCTCGATGAGCTGGCCGAGGTGCTCACGCTGGTCCAGACCGGCAAATCGCGCAGCGTGCCGGTGGTCATGTTCGGCAGCCACTTCTGGAAGGGCCTGCTCGACTGGTTCCGCTTCACGCTGCTGCCGATGGGCCTGATCGCCGAGCACGACCTCGACATCATGCGCATCGTCGACGAACCGAAGGACGCGCTCGACGCGGTCTACGAGTTCTACGAAAAGCGCGAAGGCGTCTCGCCGATCCCGCCGAAGGAAGAGATGTTCTACCTGTAG